The genomic window GTTTTTCACTTGCCTCAGCTTGATCAAACATAGCACCAAGACAGGTAATGTACACGATTTATAACTCCTGTCTCTGTAAATGATATCCTGATATCCTGGCCTGTGCCTGAAGGTATCATCACATTGCACTCTTTCCCCTCTCTATATGCCtatattttcattcatcatcatgTAGAGAATCATTCATTCTTCAGCAGATGCTCTCGTCCACTGGAGGCCACCACTCAATTCTGCAGATTGCCAATTTAATCCAATTTCATACTTCTCAAGCCTGTGCTGTTTAAGTGCAACATATTATGTTATGATTAATAGTTAAGTGCATCAGGAGACCAGTGTGACTTATTGATGAGGGCTGAATCATGACTAAAGTGTGGAGGTGAGGTAAAGGATCTGTGTTGAGTCATTAGTACAGCATAACAGATTTATTCTGGTTATAACTTATGTCATTTAAATTTTGTTGTAATCCAGTGTTGATTTAACCAATAATAATGAATTCACaaatatgtaatgtaaatatCCAATGCAAAACCCTGCCAGAGATTTCTATTAGCTATGATAAAATGACTACATGTAATATGAATACTGTTGCTGATACTGTTGCTCATAGCAATGAGCCCACAGAGAATTACCACCCAAttctgcagttctcctcaggtctgtaaagctttttattgttttggttttctggcaCACAACTTTAATATTTTGGGTCACCCTCACAGCTCTCAACCACATTTTCAGATACAGTAGGTAGCTGTTAACtatttgtttgttgctgttgctaGAAGGTAAACACAGTGGATGACTTGGCTGCTAAAGAGCCACATATtggtgttggtggagaccaaaccagagctaaaagtTCACCATAACAACTTAATAAGGTGATAATATTTCTTACAGTCTTacatttacagcttgttgcactGCCCCAAGTGACCAGAAAATTaataagtgcagctttaaaacttCATCCACTGCATACTTGTTATCTGAGGCATGGACCAGTAGCTACTGTTTTAACCAtacagtcagccaatcagatcaaATAAAATTTATGTAAAGGTTTCAATTTACTTTTGAAAAATAGACTCAATTTTCTGAGATAATTTTGATCACCAAAGAGCAAATTTTTCAAGGAGATTTTAATACACAACATTTATAGTTGTGGTTTGTGAGGCTGCGTTATATGGCCATGAATTCAGGAAAATTCAACTTTCCATCTCACTGAGGCTTCAACCCAGGGTTTAAAGGAACAATCTATGACACAGAACAAAATTAATTGTATTGTATCCCTCTGTGCCAGGACAGAGGATGCCAGATAGCCCTGCCCATTCCTAATGacacctgtctccacctgtATGGGTTGTTATTGCCATCCTGGGATGCCTCGACCTGCCTACTGTCCTTTACAGTGATGAGTGCTGAGCCCCAGTGGACCATCTCACCCTTCCAGataatggctttttttttttgtcaggacAGAGTCTGACCTTCCACTAATACCAGTGAACAGTGCCATAATATCACAGTCATCGTCACCATCACAgccatctctctgtgtctctatttttattctgtttgacATGTATGTAGGGTTTCAGGAAGgcacaaataatgttttttaacGTTTGTGATgagttgttttcattcagattcCCTTGCTCCTTGTTTGAGCAACTTTATTCTCTTAGATGGAAAGTTTAGACTGGCTTTCCTCAAGCGTCTCTGACAGACATTGAACCTGTGGTCATCACCTCACCCCCCTGAAGAAAATTCGCAAAAACTCAGACAGACTCCAGAGCTGCAGTTCATTCCCCGCACAGATTCATTATTCAAACATGacctttcttcctcctcctctttaaatGTGGCACCTTCATGAATTTTGTCAGATAGACAGATTGGTTGGCACCTTCAAAAATGCAAGGTGGTAGAGGTGCCATGGACAATCTGGCTCCGGCGCTTTCTGCTTCTCCATTATTAAGATGAATGGGACCTTTAAGGAGAGATGCGGAACGGCGGGGAGCTACACTGTGTGAATTGTTGGGTTTTCTGTTGTTGATCCTTTCCGACCAAAACAGTAGAATGAGATTGAGTGAGAGGCAGgcacatgaaagaaaaagtgcATGTGGATTTGTGTTTACGTGagtaagcatgtgtgtgtgtgtctgtcaatgCCTGGGTGTTTGCTGAGCCTTTCATGTTCATTGCATGGTGCCTTGTCTGTGTCAGGCTTCACATACTGATCAAACTGCAAGCCTGAGTGGCTCAGCTGGCTGGAGAGGACAAGGCAGGAAAGCTgcacataaaaaacagaaatgactggTCACCTCTTTCATGGCTGTAGTGCTTTAATGTCTCATGGTTTTGCACCAGGTGTGTATGCTGAGCATTCACAGGCTTTAACACACGCAGTATTTCATCTCTTAAATGCCCTCTCTCCCCCAGTTTGTCTCATCTTTCTCCAAAGTGCATTCAGGCACACATACGtacactgagggggaaaaaagagaaaaaattgCATTCCAGGGTACAATTATATTTGCGAACAACATAATAGGTTCATGACTCCCATGACACTAGCTGTCTCATGTTGGCTCTTCTTTCCTGTTATGCTTCATGTGAAGATCCTGCCTCAGAAAATATCCTTTATGTGATGTTGCATAAATACTAAATATGAGAAATATGTTCTGTTATCAATAAGTCTTCTTCTCTCAGCAGTTATGATGTATTTTACATGACAGCCACAATGAAACTCGCTTCATCCTGGTGATGGAACCGAACGGAGAAAGATGGAATTCCACCTACTGAACGCAAAACCCATTTTCAATTACACAAAAACCCTTCAGCGTGTGTGTTAGTGCCCACGCGTGTGCGTTTGGTGTTTGTGTAAAAGAAAAGGATTGCTCTAAAATGCAATCCAATCTTTGAACaaatgggaaaagaaaagttactACAACCCGAGTTTGAAAACGCGTTCAGGTTAGTGTAAGTAGAGCAAAATTGCTTGGTGTTTTACTTGACATCCTGATAAGGCAAGGTATGCCATCCTTTTTCTGTAATAGAGAAAAAATACTTTTGCTCAAATGTTATCTGAAGGCTTGAGGAGGTTAGTGCCAGGCCACACTGGGTATCCTGGCATGGATTTAATGGAGGCTGATACAGGCAGTGAATCACTTTTGTATATACACGGCTAGATGAAACTGAATATTGCCAGCATGTTTAAGTCGGTCTGTGTCACCATGAAATATATTCAGCCACAAACtgagcagtaaaaaaaaaaggctcagaAAATCAGTATATTttcaaatgatgtgaaaatcaaaaatattaaagtcGGTGTTATGATTCAAAGTAATAAATGTGCCCAGATGCTCCTCATTCTCTGtttcctgaaataaaaaaatcaggCTTTCCATCATACTGTGCCCGCGTCAGATCCAAAATAAATTAGACTGAGAAAATGGCTCATAATCCACTCCTGACATATGCCTTTCAATGTCACTTAGTGCAAAAGCTTTTTGCAATCAGCAGTCCATTCACTATCACCATCCATCGACCATTGCCGTCCTGAGGTTTCCCCACTGAGAATTGCATGAGTTTACAGCACATAGCACAGGGGGACACACATGTGTACCTCATCTCAAGGTTGGTAAACACAAATCAAAGCTCCATTTGGTGATGGATCCTTGGGGAAGGGTCAGGGAGACTGGAtgatgtgtgtctgagtgagaTGGGGCCTTGATCTCAGGCTGTTTTGCCAGGAGGGATCAGTGGATAGAGCAGTGAGACAGCATTGCTTCAGGGTTGGACAGGCAGGTGtgcatttaatgtatttactgtatgaatgtgtgacCATGTGTGCCTGGGATACAGACGGTCTTCATTTCTGTGGGCACAGGCAAAGGTTCTCCAGTGAATAAAGTGCTATGTTTTTGTAGTGCATACAAGCTGTGCAGATCGTTGATGTATACAAAGAGTAGACCCTtttcatggcagacattttgacttgacaAAGCAGGAGAAGTACAGGTAGCattaatgacattaatgatggctgtaTTCCATTTAGGTGAGCCAGTCCCTGGGCATTGTGTATTCACACTCACTTAAATGGTttactgttaaatgttaatcaTGTAAACTTGTACtgcttttaatattttaagtaATGTGAAtgcttaaaaataaacattaaaagtgTTTAATAGGTACAATTCTTACCAtgctcaccatcttagtttagcatgttagcatgttaatcTCTGTTAATTAGCACCAAATATAGTGAGACTTAACAGAAATTTTGACCTGGTGATGGTGCTAGATTAAAAGTTAAAGGATCACCAAATATATTAGAAATAGATCCTGATGCAGGCATGACTGtgtgcaccaaatttcatggggATCCTTCCTTGTGGTGTTGCAAGAGGAAATGTCAGGCATCACAAAATtcagtaggattcatcatctagggagcatgaatgtgtgtacaggATTTTATGGCTATCCATCCAATGGCTGTTGAGAGTGGTGGTGCAAGAGGAAACATCAGGGGATCAGAAAAGTCatccaaatttcatgacaagccatccagtagttgtcgagatatttcagtcaggaccaaagtggtggacagaccGATAGACAGACAGTGCTATCCCTAGAGCCGTGCCACTGGCACAGCAAAAAACATTCAGGCAGCACCactttgctgttgcaaatttgtagtatataaatgtaatttctgagAGACAGAGTTGGCCTGGAATGTAATTGCTCCATTGTGCACATTTTTATACCACAGTTTCTGAATTCAGGCTGTCTGGGGACAGACTAAGTCAAGTAATAGCAGACCAACCTTACACTGCAGCAGTTATAGCAAACAgtatttttaacagtattttttaagCTATAAGAGCAAGTAAATGGTAAGCTGTGGACATAAGATGAAGTTAAAATGCAGTGTTTGAAATTTAGAATTTGCACTGAGGATGAAGTCAGGAGTGTCATTGTTtaaatgcaaacagacagagtgagagtaaTGTGAGGAGACAAGAGTTTTGGGAGCATGTGGCTCAGAAGTCTGTCCCTTTAAGCCCTCTGAGATAGCATACTGGGACTACTTCCAATTGAAACTTCAAATCCAtcttttctctttggtttctcATTAGCCGTTAACAGATGATGCATCCCGGAGACAGAAGGCAGAGAGCACGTAGCGGTGTACAGCAAAGCCTCTGGTGACTGATATCAACCCCTTATGCCACCCAGGTCTTGTGATTTTGAGATTTTTCAGGTGAGCGATTTCCCTTTTCCTTTGCATGCCTCAGATCGGGGGTTGGGCTGATCTCAGTTAAACTCTTAATAAGCCCCATTTCACGGCATGCAGCCAAGAGATTAGATCTGACAGGGCAGGCGTGGGCTAGTACTGAGACTACAGATCTGCAGGCTAAGCTCTGGATTGGAAATGTTCCAAAGCCTGGTGCAGCTTGTTGGATGGAGAGCTCCTTGCTGCATGATGATACcaggagcatgtgtgtgagaaattCCACGCTCCCTGTTGACCAACCCACCTGCTACACTGCACCTTAATCCAACCTTTACTCTCCTCCCAAGATATATGGttataaataaaagtttataGAAAAGGGTACCACTTCCAACTTTCTCACCACCATATTGGTGTCATTTTCAACTGCTGACCTATCTCACCTTCCACACTGACTGCCTACATTTTATGAGGTGTAAACTGTTGGTTTGGGCTGCGGCAGCATATGAATAATATTCCATATGAAGCTAAAGATGGGTTCTCACAGCCCGGGGTGCAGGCAGGTGAACCCAGCTCACCACATGGCTTAGAGGGAGCTTATTAGGcactgagcagaaaacacatTATCCACAGTGGACCAAGGCCACCGAGGGGTGATTTCCATTATGAAAGCCTTTAATTCCACCAGTATGAGTAGAAGGGGGGAGAGTGGAAATGTGGAGGAAAAAAGCTTCTGGAGAGGAGCTGCACACTGGCTGCTTGGCTTGTACTGGGTCAGATGATATTTTCAAGTCCTGGCTGGTATTGAAGGAGAAATGTGATTTCTCTAGCTTGCTTCTTGAACACAGCTCTATAAGTAATTACATTGTTGACAATGAAAATGGACAACCTTCTGACCCCACTGACTTTTTCCtactctctttctgtcactctccttCATTTAAAGTAGtataattaatcaaattaacCCTCTGGGTATTTGTTGCAGACAGATAAGAGAGAAGTTTGATAAGCgttgttaattttttatttatttttatttatctatttatttatttttaagtaatGACCATACTCAATATTTCCTCCTGTACTTAGCCAGgtaaacaacattaaaaggTTTATTAATTTATCTCCTGCCAGATCCAGCtaaagaagagagacagacacatacaagcCACTTCATACTGCTGTAGTCACACAGCATAATTAAGTTTTCTTTTACACAGTCACTCAAAGAAAACTATCAAATTAATGGTTAATCATACAGAATGACTCCTGCTCCTTTTACTGTCTGCatatacagagaaaaacagataaacactgtATTAACACCATCCACACAGACAGTGAATTTTTGATTCTGTAGCATAGCAGCATTGCAAACCTTATTTCCCCTCACCGTGCacctgttatttatttacactgtttatggtatttattattgttgtgctcTTCAACAGGATGAATCATGGCCATTTTCCCTCCTGTCAAGCCTTATTGTAAACCTCATATATTGAAAATATCAATCTTTTGTATATGTGGGACAAAGTCAGCTTTACCCGTATGAACAATGCATACATACTACCCCCTTGAGGTTTGAGGTTGCAACTGCAGTCAGACTAAACTGAAGTGACTGCATTTACCCAGATAGaaagatagataaatagatagtATAACTAATAGCATATgcattgtattgtttttaatgttacacCAATTTGTCTCTTGTAGAAGACAGCATATTGTTCTGCCCATGAGTTTATATCATGTACTACATTTGAGGTTAATTTCTTGCACCTGCTTTTAATAATCTAATTAAGAGTTTCCTTTAGAGTCTTAACACTTGCCTTTTCGTAGCCTCTCAAATAGAGATTTAGATCTTTGGTGGAATACTGTAACACACTCAGCTGTCGTCATGGGAGGTAAATGTCAGTTCTGTTATTACTCTGAAAAATTATCTTAATGAAAAACTGTCAATATTACGCTTAAATGTGACAGCACTAGTATCAGCTTTATAGCAAATATATAGTTTCTTGTTTGCTGTTGGTGGATATCTTACTTATAATGTGTATATGTTGTCGGAGCATTAACCACAATATGCTAAAATAAAGCCGGATTGCCTGACAGTGCATGTGCTTGAATTGAGTGTAACTAAGGGCATAGTTCTGCAAACATGATTCAAGGATTATATTGTTTGCAATCTCTGTGCAGAGAGGCACATCTGAGAGAATGTGTATCACTTGTTTGTGTAACCTGTAGATGTGAAGAGCTCTCAGGAGCTGCATCAAATTAGATTCCTCTCTCGCTTGATATGTGAGCCCATTTAAGCTCCTCAGCTTTGCATTCCTAAGAAATACTTCATCACAACACGATACACCAGGCATGATCCTCAATcgccttttcttttctcctgaaACTTCCTGTGATGCAAGTTTCATCCAAATGCTCATAAGGAGTGAGAGAGTCGCTCATCACTCCAAAATGCAAAAGCAAACATTACGCTGGCGGCATAAGAATgaaggaaagagacaaaaggggaaaaaaagaaaagaaaagaaaaagattttgaGTAGGCCCTCTGGCCAACTAAGAACTGGTTGTACCatacacagtaaaatattagATATATGTATGTTACCATAAAGAAAACCTTACATCACAATATCAAAaggcagtgtgtttttattataaaattatGTTAATTCTCCTGAAGCCAACTCACCTCCACAGCTGTGCTGTTGTGACAATCTCTCCTTCACAAGCAAAGTAGGAGATGAAATGAGACCTGAGAGATTTCCTCTAAAGAGATAATtatccctctcctcttcctcatgaACTTCTCACTCAGTGTCGCTGTTGATGCCTGGTAAACAACCAGGGTAAAAACTCTGACCCTGCTCTACATCTGACTATGGTGATGGCAAATTATCACTTCACAACTTTTCAGTGTTATTGATGAATAGATGTAAGCAAGGTCATTTAGGAGACATATTCATGCAGGTCTTTTTATGCTGCATGTCTCACTGTTGGTACACGAATCTAAGATTTCCAATTGAACCACAGGGTGCAAACAGAAAGCCTGGGTGATGCAACAAAGATGAGACTGACACATTAActctgagaaaagcagcaggaggctgaCAACTGACTCAACACATGAGGCTCTTGCTATGTAGAATAAAGCTACAGTACATGCCAGAGTGATTTATGTTGGGCTGTACATTGATGTTGTTACATAACTGATCTGTACGCAGTAGATATCATTGTAAAGTTTGTGACTGAATGCAATGTGAGGAGGACAATCAGATGAGGGATGTAGTTAGACATATGATAATTAGCTCTATTTTATCGATCCCTGCACATCGAGGGCAACAAAAGGAAATGAAGGAGTGTGCAGGCAAAAGGTGGCTAGAAATGGCAATGTGTTGCAAACATCACTGAGGAATGCAAAACCTAAAAAATTAATATGATCATGGGCtatgaacaaatgaaataaaaaaacaattaacataTGCAAGAATGTTGCGGGGAAGATGGAAATGGAGGATATTACAGGtcaaaagctttgttttctctcaaacaTACTGAGAAACCATTATAAGTTGCTATATAGACTATCTATACTTtttcacagaacaaaacagGCCACTAGTCTGTTATGGAAGACTTATGTTCATATTAGTCACACGTCTTTTCCAGAAAAAATTACCTACTTTATTTGTAAACAATAAGGATTTTCCTTTCACAGGCTTCTTTAcctgtttattaatgtataGAGTTGCTTTACATGGCAATGTTTTTCCAGTTAAAAAAATCTCTGCACTCAGTTGTTTTGTAAAGTATGgcaatgttctctctctctctctgtctctctctctgtctctctctctgaatgtgtttatttttcctttttcaataCTTTGATACATGTCTGTAGGTTACTACTGCATCTCTGAACTGTGATGTCTCCTACTGAAAAGTTACACTTGTATTTGTCCACCAGGTGGCAAgacacacagctcagagagttgttattattgttactaGCTGTTTAATAATTAGACTCCCTCATTTAACCACAGGCTCACTTCAGTTGAGTATTGTTTTAATGTATGAGTTTGATCAATCATTGAtttaatgattgattgattcagTGTTCAAGTTTAATTGCTTTGCTCAGTGTGCATTTGACTCTTGTTTTTATGCCAAGTTGTAAACAATATCACTTGACAATTTTCATGAcataaaaaaatagaataaatacataacaaaGGCGACTCTACTAATAAAGCCTAAAAGTCATTGCAGTTTTCAATATACGCCACAAGGGGTCAAAGTTTATCAGTTCGCCTCTCAAAATGGCGGCTGAACCAGCACGGGAGTGGAGCGATGAGCAGCTAAAAAGTGACGATTTGCCCAAAAAAGACATTATAAAGTTCATTCAGGACAATGCAGCCCACTCggtatgtttatttattaagtcTGTTCGTGGTTTCAGTTTTGAGTATTTGCAGGTTAAAGTGTTAGTGCTCACTTGGAACTGCAGCATGCTGCATGGTTAGCTAAGGGGAGCCACAGTAGGGAAGCTGTTGTGTTTTAGCATCTAGCATGGCAGAACATACAACACATGGTATACACGAGAGTCCTGCATGTTTCAGCTAGACGCCACAACTGACAgctcagtatttttttctgcGTTTACTGCCTAGCTTGATGCATACACTGATGATTGTTTAATAAAGTCGTCATGTTAACATTCTGCTTCTAACTGCGTTTTCTCTCGCAGTTCCTCAATGAGCACAAGCTGCtgggaaatattaaaaatgttgccaaaacagcaaagaaagagCAACTGATCATTGCCTACAATCAGCTCTTTGAGAGTAAAGTAAGTGATGTTAATTTATTACACATAGTAACCCAGCATCACTGGGGATGATGTACATCCTGATGACAAGCTAATCCAAGTAGTGAATATGCtggtgtgttttgtgctgtCTTTGTGATTTGCAGAGGTTTAAAGGGACAGATCCAGTAGAAGAAGTGACTGAGCAGGTTAAAGCTGTGAAAATTGAAGAAAAGCCCAAAGAAGTCAAGACCGAGGTGGTGGATGAGGTACTGGTCCAGGATGGTAAATATACAAGTGTTCATTTTTGGTTTGCACACATAAGAACTGTTATAAACCTCCTCTGTATCGCTCCTCTCAGGGTCCACCCAAGTACACCAAGTCAGTGCTGAAAAAAGGTGACAAGACAAACTTCCCAAAGAAAGGCGACACTGTGAGCTGCTGGTACACTGGCACCTTGGAGGATGGAACTGTGTTTGACACCAACATTCCCTCAGGTATGACAGCATTAAACATTGTGAATTGACACCCCACCCAAAATACTGTCTTTTGAGAATCAAGTAGAAACCCCATagaatttaaatttaaactatCACTGTTCTTCGCTCACCACAGTGGCCAGAAAGAAGAAACAGGCTAAACCACTGAGTTTCAAGGTTGGCATGGGCAAAGTCATCAGAGGAGTAAGTCTGTcctgtgtttttgctctgtgtatCCAAATGTATCTTAGTTTCTCAGTGTGACACCTCTCCGCTCTGTACGTCATCATCAGTGATCCTTTACTTTCACAGTGGGATGAAGCCCTTCTAACAATGAGCAAGGGTGAAACAGCCCAAATTGAGATCGAACCAGAGTGGGCCTATGGAAAGAAGGGTCTCCCTGATTCCAAGTATCCTTTTCTTTGGTTCTTTggttggtaaaaaaaaaaatatatatatatatatatgtgtgtgtgtgtgtgtgtgtgtgtgtgtgatagtttTTTCAAATTGTCCTGCCAACAGAGGAGGTCACAGTCAggttaatgttttcttttacagattAAGTTAGATTTGATGCAGAAGTTCTTTCATTTGATTTTGGTTGCCATCTTTTCCTTAACTCCAGCGCTACCAGAATTCCACCTAATGCAAAACTGATTTTTGAGGTTGAGCTTGTGTCTGTGGATTAACTGACCAATGTTGACCAGCATGCACTACATTTCAGGGGCAGACAACACACATCTGAAGGCCTTGCTGTAAAGATTAAAGTTAAAATAGCACTTTAATCGTGCTGCTCCCAGTTCCTCTGCACTTAAGTCTCATTTATCATCACGTTATGTACAACAGGCTGGATTAGGATGAAACAGTTAttactgaatttgaattttttttggctgaaatgGGATGGCATGTCAATAATGTACATATGAGACACCatctttctgttctgttcttttgcATGTACaatgtaaatgataaataaacCTGTTCCATGGACTTGTGTATATATTATGTTAAATCATACACAGCATGGCAATGagagggttgtttttttttaaagttaatcaTGTGACAAACTCCTGCTTCCATAAATACcacaaaatgtgatttgtgtACCTAAAATTAAAATGGATTCCAGGACAGGATGCCACTTTTTGAAGAGAGCTACTGTTTTGATAAAGAACAAGACTTCCATTACAGGACACATCACACAACACTCAGTCTGTCCAAGCCAAATTTTTATTCTGTACAGGATAACATTTAACCTGGTAAAGACTGATGGATAGTGATCATGCTTCTCCTTTGGGGCACTGAAGCATTTAGGAGTTGGCATTGGGTCCCTTCTTCTTTCCGAAGGTGGGCACAACGTTCACGAAGCGCCTGTTGTACTGGATGCGACGCTTAGCGCGGCcagtcttctttttctttttctcctgcttGTCAACCTGGACAATATGACAAAGAGATGTGTTATTATAGTTTTTTTATTGGAGGATCATaatgtattgtgttttttgacATATTCATCTTAATAACTAGCTCATTCAAAACAGAAAGTCTAATAGTCATTttcaaaacacatacacaccaattATACAGTGCGAGACATGTGTCTTAAGGTCAGTAAAGATGTAAATCCATACAAGTTTATGTTGTACTAGAACACGACAGGCATGGAAAACGAGTAATATCTCCTTACCTTGGGTGTCTGACCCCTCACTTTTCCAGCACGGGCCAGAGAGCCGTGGACCTTACCTGGTGAAGAGGGAAAAATAGATCAGTATTATTGGGACATTTCTGAGAAAAACCAACTCCTAAAATTTCAGATTTAATCTGTAACCACTTGTGTGGGGGCAGTAGTCTTCTGAATCATGTTTTGCCATTTGTGCATTCAGTGTTGATGAACAGATGTTCTGGCTACAAAGGTGGTAGTGTAAATATTACTTATGAACCAAGCAGTATACACCAGACAGACTCCCAATTTAGCTTTAACACATGTCAAAATGAAAGTGGTTATGAGCAACAAGAGGCACAGGCTTATGACTGCATTTTTGCCTGCAAACATGGCCAGAGTTGTGTGTGCTGCGTTTGTATACTGACCTCCCAGCAGCCTGCCAGCTACCTCCAGGGTGCAGTGCTCTGAGATTCCACAAGATGCCAGAGGGGCATCATCCTCCAGTGGGCACCCAGCAAGCAACAGCACCTGATCCTCGACCAAGAGACCCTCCAGAGCCTGGACATGGGCCTGCGAGACGTCAAAAGGTAGACATAGTTTTATGAACGTTTTCACATCAAAATTTTACTTGGGTTTATAAATATCCGTTTTAGGACAAACGACTGTGATTTTATAGAAGACTTTGAGAAGTCGTTTTCTCTCCAACTTGTTGGAGACATTTTTACCTTGATCTGTCCGACAGTCTCCTGTCCGGTCACCTCAAGGGTGTGAGTGTTCTGGGCACGTAAGAAGAGCTGCATCTTGATGCTGGAAGATAGCAACAGGGTCGAGAAGTCATTCTCAATGCTAGTGACGCGGAAATCAGCTTGTGGCGTTGGATATACGTATGACAACTAACATAGGCTACCAATCCCGCCACGTTTATCGTGTTTCTAAAGTTAAGTCACTTCAATGTGGAACTGAAATCACGACATATAACGTGCAAAAAACTGGCAAGTTGAAAACTGATGAGAACCAGCAACGTGCCGGGAACTCTCACAGACTTGTCTCTATTGGTATCTAGCTAATGCTATGCTAGCCTCACTAGCCACATGGGGCACGCGTTTCCAAAAGTCGCAAAAAACACGGGAAATATTCCGTAAATGTTCAAAATAACACGTAacttctgacatttaataacaTAGGTGCTAAATTCGCAAACCAAAACCTGTCAAGGTTTTACATAATTAGGATTTTTCACTTAAATTGCACAGGCCTTACCTCGTTTGATGCTAGTCGTTCAACGCTAGGCATAA from Lates calcarifer isolate ASB-BC8 unplaced genomic scaffold, TLL_Latcal_v3 _unitig_140_quiver_1245, whole genome shotgun sequence includes these protein-coding regions:
- the LOC108888745 gene encoding peptidyl-prolyl cis-trans isomerase FKBP3, which gives rise to MAAEPAREWSDEQLKSDDLPKKDIIKFIQDNAAHSFLNEHKLLGNIKNVAKTAKKEQLIIAYNQLFESKRFKGTDPVEEVTEQVKAVKIEEKPKEVKTEVVDEGPPKYTKSVLKKGDKTNFPKKGDTVSCWYTGTLEDGTVFDTNIPSVARKKKQAKPLSFKVGMGKVIRGWDEALLTMSKGETAQIEIEPEWAYGKKGLPDSKIPPNAKLIFEVELVSVD
- the LOC108888746 gene encoding FAU ubiquitin-like and ribosomal protein S30, with the protein product MQLFLRAQNTHTLEVTGQETVGQIKAHVQALEGLLVEDQVLLLAGCPLEDDAPLASCGISEHCTLEVAGRLLGGKVHGSLARAGKVRGQTPKVDKQEKKKKKTGRAKRRIQYNRRFVNVVPTFGKKKGPNANS